From the genome of Turicibacter faecis, one region includes:
- the pflB gene encoding formate C-acetyltransferase, producing the protein MEAWQGFKGTDWQEKIDVRDFINQNITVYEGDDSFLAGPTEATTKLWEQVMELTKAEREAGGVLDLDTKIVSTITSHEPGYLNKDLEKIVGFQTDKPFKRSLQPFGGIRMAEKAAQSYGYHVDEEVSHIFTEYRKTHNQGVFDAYTPEMRAARKSGVITGLPDAYGRGRIIGDYRRVALYGIDRLMAEKLKDHNNTSRIMDEENIRLREEISEQYRALNELKQMAAKHGFDISKPATTAKEAIQWLYFGYLAAIKEQNGAAMSLGRTSTFLDIYIERDLQNGVITEEEAQEMMDHFVMKLRLVKFSRTPDYNELFSGDPTWVTESIAGMSTNGFPLVTKNSFRVLHTLDNLGPAPEPNLTVLWSTQLPQGFKEYCAKMSIKTSAIQYENDDIMRPIYGDDYAIACCVSPMKVGKQLQFFGARANLAKALLYAINGGKDEKSKVQVGPHWAPITDEVLDYNKVMERYDEVMEWLADLYVNTLNIIHYMHDKYSYERIEMALHDTDAERVSATGIAGLSVVADSLSAIKYAKVKPIRDEFGIAVDFEVEGDFPKYGNNDDRVDQIAVDVMSAFMTKIRKHKPYRAKLQTQSILTITSNVVYGKKTGTTPCGRKEGEPFAPGANPMHGRDSHGAIASMSSVAKLPFESAQDGISNTFSLVPKSLGRTDAERNKNLVAIMDAYVAKKGHHLNINVFNRDTLLDAMEHPEKYPQLTIRVSGYAVNFIKLTRAQQLDVINRTMHEKM; encoded by the coding sequence ATGGAAGCTTGGCAAGGCTTTAAAGGTACTGACTGGCAAGAAAAAATTGATGTGCGTGATTTCATTAATCAAAACATCACTGTTTATGAGGGGGACGACTCTTTCTTAGCAGGACCAACTGAGGCAACAACAAAATTATGGGAACAAGTAATGGAATTAACTAAGGCTGAACGTGAAGCTGGGGGAGTTTTAGACTTAGATACAAAAATCGTTTCTACCATTACTTCTCATGAACCAGGATATTTAAACAAAGATTTAGAAAAAATTGTTGGATTCCAAACAGATAAACCATTTAAACGTTCATTACAACCATTTGGTGGAATTCGTATGGCAGAAAAAGCAGCACAGTCTTACGGATATCATGTAGATGAGGAAGTTTCTCATATCTTTACAGAGTATAGAAAAACTCACAATCAAGGTGTTTTTGATGCTTATACGCCAGAAATGCGTGCAGCACGTAAATCAGGGGTTATTACAGGATTACCTGATGCTTATGGACGTGGACGTATCATCGGGGATTATCGTCGTGTAGCTTTATACGGAATTGACCGTTTAATGGCAGAAAAATTAAAAGATCATAATAATACGTCACGTATTATGGACGAAGAAAATATCCGTTTACGTGAGGAAATTTCAGAACAATACCGTGCTTTAAATGAATTAAAACAAATGGCTGCTAAACACGGATTTGATATTTCAAAACCTGCGACAACAGCTAAAGAAGCAATCCAATGGTTATACTTTGGATACTTAGCAGCGATTAAAGAACAAAACGGTGCAGCGATGTCTTTAGGGCGTACGTCTACATTCTTAGATATCTATATTGAGCGTGATTTACAAAATGGTGTGATTACAGAAGAGGAAGCACAAGAAATGATGGACCATTTCGTTATGAAATTACGTCTTGTAAAATTCTCTCGTACACCTGATTATAATGAATTATTCTCAGGAGATCCAACATGGGTAACTGAGTCAATCGCAGGTATGTCAACGAATGGATTCCCATTAGTAACGAAAAACTCATTCCGTGTGTTACATACATTAGATAATTTAGGGCCAGCACCAGAACCAAACTTAACGGTATTATGGTCAACTCAATTACCTCAAGGATTCAAAGAATACTGTGCAAAAATGTCAATTAAAACATCAGCAATTCAGTATGAAAATGATGATATTATGCGTCCAATCTATGGTGATGACTATGCGATCGCTTGCTGTGTATCACCAATGAAAGTAGGTAAACAATTACAATTCTTCGGTGCACGTGCAAACTTAGCTAAAGCATTATTATATGCGATCAACGGTGGAAAAGACGAAAAATCAAAAGTGCAAGTTGGTCCACATTGGGCTCCAATCACTGATGAAGTTTTAGATTATAATAAAGTAATGGAACGTTACGATGAAGTGATGGAATGGTTAGCTGATTTATACGTAAATACATTAAATATCATCCACTATATGCATGATAAATATAGTTATGAACGTATCGAAATGGCGTTACATGATACAGATGCAGAACGTGTTTCGGCAACTGGTATCGCCGGATTATCAGTAGTAGCAGATTCATTATCAGCGATTAAATACGCTAAAGTTAAACCAATCCGTGATGAATTTGGGATTGCAGTAGACTTCGAAGTAGAAGGAGACTTCCCTAAATACGGAAATAACGATGATCGTGTAGACCAAATTGCTGTAGATGTTATGTCAGCCTTTATGACAAAAATTCGCAAACATAAACCATACCGTGCTAAATTACAAACTCAATCAATTTTAACGATTACATCGAACGTTGTTTACGGTAAGAAAACAGGAACAACTCCATGTGGTCGTAAAGAGGGAGAACCATTTGCACCAGGTGCGAATCCTATGCACGGACGTGATTCTCACGGAGCAATTGCTTCAATGTCATCAGTAGCTAAATTACCATTTGAATCAGCACAAGATGGAATTTCTAATACATTCTCATTAGTGCCTAAATCTTTAGGACGTACAGATGCAGAACGTAATAAAAACTTAGTAGCGATTATGGATGCGTACGTGGCTAAAAAAGGTCATCACTTAAATATCAACGTATTTAACCGTGATACTTTATTAGACGCGATGGAACATCCTGAAAAATATCCACAATTAACAATTCGTGTATCAGGATACGCTGTAAACTTTATTAAGTTAACACGTGCTCAACAATTAGATGTTATTAATCGTACAATGCACGAAAAAATGTAA
- a CDS encoding methionine ABC transporter permease, protein MILSVLPHVNWDKMLSATIETLYMTLVASVFSFLLGIGLGLILFLTGPGQLLENKWIHRFFSAFVNIFRSIPFVILIILLLDFTKLLVGTMLGPNAALPALIIGSAPFYGRLVEIAFREIDKGVIEASLSMGASIGTIIKKVLIPESLPALISGITVTTISLVGYTAMAGVIGAGGLGNLAYLEGFQRHRFDVVIVATIIILLIVFVIQWIGDTCSHYLDKR, encoded by the coding sequence ATGATTTTATCAGTATTACCCCATGTTAATTGGGACAAGATGCTATCGGCGACTATTGAAACATTATATATGACACTCGTTGCCTCAGTATTTAGTTTCTTATTAGGAATCGGTCTTGGACTTATCCTATTTCTAACGGGGCCTGGGCAACTGTTAGAAAACAAATGGATTCATCGATTTTTTTCGGCATTCGTTAATATCTTTCGATCAATTCCGTTTGTCATTTTAATTATCCTTTTATTAGATTTCACTAAATTACTAGTTGGAACGATGCTTGGGCCAAATGCCGCTTTGCCCGCCCTTATTATCGGAAGCGCCCCGTTTTATGGACGTCTCGTTGAAATAGCGTTCAGAGAAATCGATAAAGGCGTGATTGAGGCATCACTTTCTATGGGAGCCTCGATAGGCACAATAATCAAAAAGGTTCTGATCCCTGAAAGCTTACCGGCTCTAATTTCTGGGATTACAGTCACAACCATTTCACTCGTCGGTTACACGGCAATGGCGGGTGTTATCGGAGCCGGTGGGCTTGGAAATCTTGCCTATTTAGAGGGATTTCAACGTCACCGATTTGATGTCGTTATTGTCGCAACCATCATTATCTTGCTTATTGTTTTTGTGATTCAATGGATTGGGGACACTTGTTCTCATTACCTCGATAAACGTTAA
- a CDS encoding methionine ABC transporter ATP-binding protein, producing the protein MITLTNVQKTFTVNDTTIKAVNNVNLSIRKGEIFGIIGYSGAGKSTLIRMLNLLERPTGGTILIDGQDLTQISAKELRLARQEIGMVFQHFNLLWSRTVFENIAFSLEIAGVKKAKIKERVTELIELVGLSGKEHNYPNQLSGGQKQRVGIARALANNPHVLLCDEATSALDPQTTDEILDLLVQINKRYQLTIVLITHEMHVIHKICHRVAIMENGNIVEQGDVLDIFSSPKHSVTQRFVKQISHEDNSLKTARHLAHEFPNGKVVLLKFLKEKAEQPFITNIIRNFKVDINIIQGKILHTQEGGYGSLYIHLTGSEINPALDYLTREGVEIEVMT; encoded by the coding sequence TTGATTACTTTAACGAATGTTCAAAAAACTTTTACTGTGAACGACACGACTATTAAAGCTGTCAACAACGTTAATTTATCCATAAGAAAGGGAGAAATTTTTGGAATTATCGGATATAGCGGAGCGGGAAAAAGCACATTAATCCGAATGCTCAATCTACTTGAGCGTCCAACAGGCGGGACAATCCTTATCGACGGGCAAGACTTAACTCAAATCTCTGCAAAGGAGCTACGACTCGCTCGCCAAGAAATTGGGATGGTTTTTCAACATTTCAACCTCCTATGGTCTCGGACCGTGTTTGAAAATATTGCTTTTTCATTAGAAATTGCAGGCGTTAAAAAGGCAAAAATCAAAGAACGTGTCACCGAATTGATCGAATTAGTCGGATTAAGCGGGAAAGAACATAACTATCCTAACCAGTTGAGTGGTGGTCAAAAGCAACGCGTTGGAATCGCGCGAGCTTTAGCCAACAATCCACATGTTTTACTTTGTGACGAGGCCACATCGGCACTCGATCCACAAACAACAGATGAAATTTTAGATCTTCTCGTTCAAATTAATAAAAGATATCAACTAACTATTGTGCTTATTACACATGAGATGCACGTGATTCATAAGATTTGTCATCGTGTTGCTATCATGGAAAATGGAAATATTGTTGAACAGGGTGACGTCCTAGATATTTTCTCTTCTCCGAAACATTCCGTAACCCAGCGATTTGTAAAGCAAATTTCCCATGAAGATAACTCCCTCAAAACGGCTCGTCATCTCGCACATGAGTTTCCAAATGGAAAAGTGGTCCTACTCAAATTTTTAAAGGAGAAAGCGGAACAGCCCTTTATCACGAATATCATTCGTAACTTCAAAGTTGATATTAACATTATTCAAGGTAAAATTTTGCATACCCAAGAGGGAGGCTATGGATCTTTATACATTCATTTAACGGGAAGCGAAATTAATCCTGCCCTAGACTATTTAACACGGGAAGGTGTAGAAATCGAGGTGATGACTTAA
- a CDS encoding manganese efflux pump MntP, translating to MNNYLVIVMLMSIALAMDAFAVSVTLGMDGMAHRWGNRLKIAGTFGFFQGLLFILGLLSLRFVSGEVTVYNHLIAGAFLIVLGVRMIKEALDKSGEGYIEVSEKKLSQGKQLSFKVIAAFGIVTSIDALAAGITYGLIYDFFIVAVLCVSFVALFLSYIGLTFGKKLGSLIGNKANILGGLMVILLGMHAIFFN from the coding sequence TTGAACAACTATTTAGTAATCGTTATGCTTATGTCTATTGCCCTTGCCATGGATGCTTTTGCGGTATCAGTGACACTTGGAATGGATGGCATGGCCCATCGATGGGGAAATCGCTTGAAAATAGCAGGAACATTTGGCTTTTTTCAGGGCCTGTTATTCATACTAGGTCTACTTTCGTTACGATTTGTCAGTGGTGAGGTGACGGTTTATAATCACCTAATTGCAGGTGCATTTTTAATTGTGCTCGGTGTTCGAATGATAAAGGAGGCACTAGATAAATCGGGCGAAGGGTATATTGAGGTAAGTGAGAAAAAGTTGAGTCAAGGGAAACAGTTATCATTTAAAGTTATAGCAGCTTTTGGTATTGTAACGAGTATTGATGCCTTAGCCGCTGGAATTACATACGGATTGATTTATGATTTCTTTATAGTAGCCGTTTTATGTGTTTCCTTTGTTGCTTTATTTCTTTCGTATATTGGATTGACATTCGGAAAAAAACTAGGATCTCTCATTGGAAATAAGGCTAATATCTTAGGGGGATTAATGGTTATTTTATTGGGGATGCACGCCATCTTTTTTAATTAA